The following are from one region of the Coccinella septempunctata chromosome 7, icCocSept1.1, whole genome shotgun sequence genome:
- the LOC123317453 gene encoding uncharacterized protein LOC123317453 isoform X2, whose amino-acid sequence MSGAVYQPTTVTYESNGERWQDRPISYLASTVTEVASTPCGISCVACRGLCPVLLLTTCVTCLIVGIILLIQGALGYAGTSQSEENVYLLLTIFGALFFSVSCLLFVIFLRMTRRWCWSTDLLVTAQYAPVSEVAYQPTQQEDSEQSKLMPQENKDLKEDTDCMIERDPRIVLRPLNQPIHEET is encoded by the exons ATGTCTGGAGCTGTGTATCAACCTACTACAGTCACATACGAAAGCAATGGAGAACGTTGGCAAGATCGTCCAATCAGTTATCTAGCTTCTACAGTTACTGAAgtggcttcaacaccctgtgGAATATCATGTGTTGCCTGCAGAGGCTTATGCCCAGTTTTACTGTTGACAACTTGTGTGACATGTCTTATTGTTGG aatcataCTGTTGATACAAGGTGCTCTTGGTTATGCAGGAACGTCACAGAGTGAAGAAAACGTTTATTTATTGCTCACAATATTTGGAGCCCTATTTTTTAGTGTTTCATGTCTTCTCTTCG TAATCTTTTTACGGATGACAAGAAGATGGTGCTGGTCCACTG ATCTTTTGGTCACCGCCCAATATGCTCCAGTGTCTGAGGTGGCGTATCAACCCACTCAACAAGAAGACTCTGAGCAGAGCAAGCTGATGCCACAGGAAAACAAAGATTT AAAAGAAGATACTGACTGTATGATTGAAAGGGACCCAAGGATTGTACTACGACCTCTCAATCAACCTATCCATGAAGAAACTTAA
- the LOC123317453 gene encoding uncharacterized protein LOC123317453 isoform X1, with protein sequence MSGAVYQPTTVTYESNGERWQDRPISYLASTVTEVASTPCGISCVACRGLCPVLLLTTCVTCLIVGIILLIQGALGYAGTSQSEENVYLLLTIFGALFFSVSCLLFVIFLRMTRRWCWSTGKDHLDIVGSPGLTINPSTDLLVTAQYAPVSEVAYQPTQQEDSEQSKLMPQENKDLKEDTDCMIERDPRIVLRPLNQPIHEET encoded by the exons ATGTCTGGAGCTGTGTATCAACCTACTACAGTCACATACGAAAGCAATGGAGAACGTTGGCAAGATCGTCCAATCAGTTATCTAGCTTCTACAGTTACTGAAgtggcttcaacaccctgtgGAATATCATGTGTTGCCTGCAGAGGCTTATGCCCAGTTTTACTGTTGACAACTTGTGTGACATGTCTTATTGTTGG aatcataCTGTTGATACAAGGTGCTCTTGGTTATGCAGGAACGTCACAGAGTGAAGAAAACGTTTATTTATTGCTCACAATATTTGGAGCCCTATTTTTTAGTGTTTCATGTCTTCTCTTCG TAATCTTTTTACGGATGACAAGAAGATGGTGCTGGTCCACTGGTAAAGACCATCTAGACATAGTTGGTAGCCCTGGATTGACTATAAATCCCTCCACAGATCTTTTGGTCACCGCCCAATATGCTCCAGTGTCTGAGGTGGCGTATCAACCCACTCAACAAGAAGACTCTGAGCAGAGCAAGCTGATGCCACAGGAAAACAAAGATTT AAAAGAAGATACTGACTGTATGATTGAAAGGGACCCAAGGATTGTACTACGACCTCTCAATCAACCTATCCATGAAGAAACTTAA